From the genome of Strix aluco isolate bStrAlu1 chromosome 13, bStrAlu1.hap1, whole genome shotgun sequence:
ATCTTCATTTGAACTAATGATTATCCTTTTAtcactacctgttctgtaaatatttctttgagCAACAAAAAAATTGTGTTGAAAAATAATAGCTGGGTTTCGGTCAGAACTGCACATTTTATTGCATCTGATAGTGCAAACGACTATTCCCAGAAATTTGCATGCCAGGGcatgagaaaaacaaagaacaaagaagGAACTTGCAGTGTAAGGTAAAGCAATTCAGCTGATAGGGAAACAGAAAGcaataaatgaaggaaaacttACATAATCATCTCTTCCACGCAAAACGGGTACCTCGGTTTTATTTCCAGCTTCCGTACGTTAGAGAATCTTATTTTAGGACCCTTTCTTGAACATTTGCACTTTACGCCTACAAGAGAAAGCATTTTCTCATGTGCCTGCAAAGCCTCCTGCATACCAAGCGTCCCTTCCCCGCCAGCCTCCGTGCGCACACAAACTTCACTTGGGTCTTTCGAGCCTCGGtgggaaaagctgtattttgtaatGGTGTTGAGcttaaaaaaaagtgatattttctTTGCTATATCCCAGGAAAAGGTAGTGACTCTCTGGGAAATATGGCTTAGAGCACTATATAGGTTCTGAAGCTTAGTAAATAGGGGAGCTTTTTAAAGTGCACCTGCTGTGATTAAATGTATttaacaaaaggaaatgaaagacttAGAACTCACTTTGAACCGAGCAAGCAGACGCACATCTCTGCTACTTTCTCATTCACTCGCATCTCTCTTGGACTTTGTAGGACTTTGTCATTTCTCCTCGCACGGATGCTGTGGTGTATTCACAGCCAGACaaaagtgagggtttttttttaaccatcacTTCTGTGCACAGCAGAAAATGCGCCCTGGCACGCTCGGTGGAATTCGTGCCACCACATCAGatccagctctgctctgttttctctaTGAAAACCACTCTCAGTTTCGAAGGAGATATTTGAGCTGTATTCCTGAATAAGGGAGAACACGGAGTGACCTCCCACGCTGTGAGCTGGGGCTATTTGTCTAGCGAGGAAGACACAACTTTGTCGCGTGTATTTTACCTCTACTTCCACCTTTAAAAAACTCGCCACTACCTTACCCCGCAGATGCAATACACCTCTTCTCCTAACACGCGGGGGACAGCTAAATCCAGCTCAAGGGCTAGcgagaagcaaataaaaattactggaaaaacAACCCCCTGGAAAAGAGGTTTACGTGGGAATAAGCAGAATAAACCAACTTACCTTCTGCGCTGGCAAAGCACATGGCGATgaacagcagaagcaaagctgCTGTCAGGAGCTTCATGGTGAGGCAGCAGGTACCTAAAGAGACGCCGGGGATTTTCAGGGGTTTGCTCGCTTCGGGCTCGTCCCCCCGATCCCCCTTGTCCCCGGGGCTGGATGTCACCGGGGAGAGGCCAGCAAAGAGCGGCGGTGCTGCTGCCCGGTCGctgcctgcgctctgcctgctgctgcctgcgcgCTGCCTGCGCTCTGCCGCTTTCCTCCCCTTGTCCTCTTTAAAACAGCTCCCGCTGCCCTTGCTCCCGGCTCATTTATATGCAGAGCAACTCCACGGCTCCCTCCGCTTCCTCAGCCCCgccggggagggaggggaccGGCACCCCGCGGCCGCTCCTGTCCCAGGGGGGAccgacctcccccccccccgccccgagcatCCCGGGGGTGGGAGCGCAGGCGGTGGGGcggctgctcctcctgcccctgcccaaCGGGGACATTTCTCAGCAGAAGGAGGtctgctggaggggggggggtgggtgttaTTTGTATGAATGGGGGTGCTAGGTGGAAAACACCCCGCTTTTGAGCGTTCCAGGGAAGCCCGCGCTCCCAGAAATTCCCGTGCACCTTGGAAATGAGATTTGGAGAAGTCTCACCTGGGAAGGGGTGGCACCCATTGACTTTAATATGGTTTTTCTAGCTTTAACAGGCTTCTAAATCTATAGGAAAGCTTAGTGAATTAAATGGGAAATAAAGTATTCCTAAGAGCATTGTTAGGTGGGTTTAGCATGTGGAATGTTTCAGGAAATAAGATCAATTTACGGTTGCTTTAACGAACACTCCAATGTTCTGCTCCGTGAAGAACAGGGTAGCAAGACGCAGGAACTTCATGGATGTAAATACATGTTCCCGCTCCCTGGCAGAGTCTGTTTCT
Proteins encoded in this window:
- the CXCL14 gene encoding C-X-C motif chemokine 14, which gives rise to MKLLTAALLLLFIAMCFASAEGVKCKCSRKGPKIRFSNVRKLEIKPRYPFCVEEMIIVTLWTRVRGEQQHCLNPKRQNTVRLLKWYRVWKEKGRVYEE